In Trueperaceae bacterium, the sequence TCCGCCGCCCGCTCGGGGGGGACGTCCTTGCCGTGCCCGCCGATCACCAGCGCGAGTTCCGCTTCGCCGGTCGTGCGTTCGCTCTGCCGCGGGATGGGGATCGTCCCGCCGGGCTCGAGGATCGCGGTGTGCGGCTTCATGAACGTCGCGGGTTCGTCCGGGCGGGTCTCGCCCAGGTCGCCCGCGTGCTCGGCGTAGTTCAGGCCCACCCCCAGGATCTTCGGGGGGTGCGCCAGCAGCGCGGCCGGGGCGGCGTCGGCGAGAGCGCGGCCGGCCTCGCCGGCCGCGACCTCGGCCACCTCCGCCGCGTGCGCGTCGCTCCAGGCGCGCAGGGCCGCGAAGCGGCCCGACGCCAGGAGGGCGTCCAGGGTCGGCGGCCAGGGGCCGTTCCCGTCCCCGGGCAGGGCGGGGACCGGCGCGAGGCCGGCGGGGACGCGTAGGGCGGCGATGGGCCCGTCGGGCCCCTGCAGGGACGTGATGCGCACGGCGGCACCTCCAAGGACGTACGAACGTTCGCGCGAATCTACCCCGCGAGGCGCACCAGGTGCGTGGGGCCCTCGGGCGGCCACGGCTGGCGTTCGACGACGACGCGCAGCCGCACCGTGGTCCCGACCGGGAGGAACGCCGTCCCGTCCGGCGGGGTCAGCGGCAGGACCGCGGTCCAGGGGTCCGCGCCCGGCCCCTCGCCGGCGACGGGGAGCGCCCGCCGCCTCCCGACGTACCCGACGCGGGGGCTGCCCGAGCGCGCGACGAGGCGGAGGGCCCACGCCACGTCGTCCGCGTCCTCCGGGGGACGCACGTGAAACGCGCGGGAGGCGGGGTCCGCGCCGTGGACGTGGACGTCCAGCGCGCCGTCGGTCGCCACCCGCCGCCAAACCCGTGCCCCCGGCCGCCGGGTGAGCAGGTCGACGTAGTAATCCCGGACGCCGTCGCCCCGCTCGTCCTCGACGCGGACCCACGCCTGCCGCCAGCGGTCCCCGTCGTCCCCCTGGGCGCGCAGCCGACCGCGCGCCGCGGCCGCCCGCGCGGTGGCGCGCGCCCGGAGGGCCGCCGTCGGGCCCGGCGCGGCCAGCGCCGCGAGCACGAACCCCGCGACGTCGGGGGGCGGGTCGCGCAGGACCGAGCCGTGGTCGGCGTCGGGGAGGACCAGGGGTGGGAGGTCGTGCGCCGCCGGCCGCCGGCCGCCCTCGCGGACGAGCGCACCCCCCTCGCCCGCCCCCGGGCGGGCGTCGAGGCGGTAGGCGGGCGCGCGGGGGTCCAGGCCGGCGACGCGCACGACGCCGTCGCTGCCGGCGGGATGCACGAGGCCGGCCGGGCCGGTGCGGGACCCGGCGCCGCCCACCAGCAGGAGGTGGGGGCCCGACCCCGGCGGGGCGCCGCCCGCCGGGGGACTCCAGGCGTCCGCCAGCCGCCACGCGGTCGGGCTGGCCAACTCGAGGGCGCGGAGGACGCGATCGCCGCCCTCGAGGAAGTCGGGGCCCGGCCGCCAGTCCCCCCGGAACACGCCCGCGAGCATGCCGCGCCCGAGGTGCGCGAGCGGGGACCCGAACGTCGCGGGGGCCAGGCCCACGACCCAGCGGAGGCGGGCGGCGCGTGTGGGTTCGCGCGCCAGCCAGGCGGCCAGCACCAGCAGGCCGGTGGAGTGCACGAAGGCGTCGAACGGCGCGCCGCCCGCGAGGCGGGCGTCGCGCCGAAGGGTGCGGTCGAGGGCTTCGGCGAGGTCGTCGAGGTCGACGTCGTTGCTGCGGACGTCGTAGTGCAGAGGGAGGACGACGGGGCGGCCCGCAGCGCGGAGGCTGGAGATCCACGCCCGGTACCCCTCGGGCCGACCTCCGAACCCGTGCAGCAGCACCACGGGGCGCGCCACCGTCGCTCCCTTCCGTCCCCGAACGCTTCCCAACGAGGGGACGGACCGAGCGTCGCGCGGACGTGTGACGCGAACGTCGCGAACCCGACCGATCCGGCCTAGGCGACGGCGGCGGGGCTCAGCGCGGGATGACCAGGACCATGCCCGGGAAGATCAGGTCGGCCTCGTCGATCAGGTTGTCGTTCTCCGCCAGGATGTCGGGCCACCGACCCACGTCGCGGTAGAAGAACACCGCGATGCTCGACAGCGAATCCGCCGGCTGGACGGTGTAGATCCCCCGCGCGTCGCGCAGCTCCGCCACGCGGTTCTGCGTCGCGCGCAGGTCCGCCCGGATCGCGGCCAGCTCCTCGCGCTGCGCCTCGGTGACCTCCTCGAGCCCCTCGCGCGCCTCCAGGGCGGCCTCGAGGTCGGCGGTCAGGCGGGCCGCCTCCGCCCGGGCGGCCTCGACCTCCGCACGCGCCTCCGCCGACGCATCCCGCAACGACGCCACCCGCCCCTCGAGCGCATCCCGCTCCTCCACCGCCGCCTCGAGCGACGCAGCCAACGCATCACGCTCCGCCTCCACCCCCTCCAGCGTCTCGGCCAACCCCGCCGCCTCCGACCGCGCCGCCTCGACCTCCGCACGCGCCTCCGCCGACGCATCCCGCAACGACGCCACCCGCCCCTCGAGCGCATCCCGCTCCTCCACCGCCGCCTCGAGCGACGCAGCCAACGCATCACGCTCCGCCTCGGTCGCCTCGAGTTCCGCGCGGGTCGCATCCAGGTCACCCCGTGCGGCTTCGAGCTCCCCCTCGACGTCCGCCAGGTCGTCCTGCACGATCCGCAGGTTCGCGCGCGCCGACGCCAACTCGACCTCGGTCACCGAGAGGTCCGTCTCGACGCTCTCGAGGTCGGCGCGGGCGGCGGCCTCGTCGCTCCCCGAGGCGTCGGCGGCGGCTTCGAGGTCCGCCACGCGCGCCTCGAGGCGCTCCACCTCCGCCTCGGCGAGAGACGTGCGGGCCGCCTCCAGCTCGGTGCGCAGCGCCTCCGCCGCCCCCCCGTCGACGTCCCCGTCGCCCTCCGAGCCTTCGCCGCCGTCCTCGACCCGAGCGAGGCGGGCTTCGAGATCGGCCACCTCCGCGCGGAGCGCGTCGCGCTCCGCGCGGAGGGACTCGCTGCGCGCCCGGGCGGCGGCGAGCGCCTCGCGCGCCGCCTCCAGTTCGCTGCGCGCCGCCTCGAGATCGTCGACGCGGTCGCCGAGACGTTCGCGGGTGTCGCTCGCGCGCGCCTCCAGACGGGCGACGTCGGCCTCGAGGTCCGCGACCTGGGCCTGCAGCGTGTCGCGCTCGTCGAGCGCGGCGTCGAGGCGTTCCTGTAGCGCGTCGCGAGCGTCGTTCGCGTCCCCGAGCTCGGTCTCCGCGGCGGCGAGCCGCGTTTCCAGGTCCCCGACCTGGGTCTGCAGGGTTTCGTTGCGGGCCTCGAGCTCGCGTTCGCGTTCGCTTGGCCCGCAGGCCGCCAACATCCCGAGGGCAAGGAGTCCCGCGACGATGCGCGACGTCGTCTGGACGGACGGTAAAGCGATGACGTGGGGCACGAAGCCACCTCCTCGGAGAAGGGTACGAAACCGGACGGTCCGCTGTCCACGGCGCCGACCCCCACGCCCCCACCGCGGGCACCATCTCGCCCTCTGCGATCGCCCGTGCCGGTACCCACGTCACAGGTCTCACGCGAAGCGTCACGATAGGGTCACGAGGTGAAGGACGACGTCGCGCCCGCCCCCCGCCGGCCCACCATCCGCCCACCTCGAACCGCCCCCACGCGGTCCTCGCGCCACCGCGCCTCGCGGCGGTCGGTCGGCGTTCTCGCGTGGCTCCTCGCGCTCATCGTCGCGCTCGGGGGGTGCTCCACGCCCGACGACGCGTCGGCGGCGGTGGTCTCCTCCCACCACCTGGCGACGGAGGCGGGGTTCGAGATCCTCGCGAAGGGCGGGACCGCGGCGGACGCCGCGGTCGCCGTCGCGGCGACCCTGAGCGTCGTCGAGCCGTGGTTCTCCAGCGTCCTCGGGGGCGGGACGTGGGCCCTGTACTACGACGCGGACACGCAGCAGGTCACCAGCCTCGACGGGGTCGGACCGACCGGGAGCCTGGCGAGCGTCTCGGACTACGCCGACCGGGTGGAGACCCCCGGGTTCCACCAGTCGATCGTGCCCGGCGCGTGGGACGGTTGGATGCTGTGGCTGGACCGGCACGGCGCGCTGGAGCTCGGGGACGTCCTCGCGCCCGCCATCCGCACCGCGCGGGAGGGCTACGGCGTCTACCGGACCATGGATTTCTGGCTGTCGCGGGACGCGAACCTGATCGCCAACCGTCCGGCCGCGCGGGCCATCTACATGCCGGAGGGGCGCCTCCTGCGCTACGGCGACACGGTCGTGCAGGAGGACCTCGCCGCGACGTTCGACGCGATCGTCGGTGCGTACGACGGCGCACGCGACGAGGGGCGAAGCGCCGCGATCCAGGCGGCGCGCGACTACGTCTACCGCGGACCGATCGCCCGCGCCATCGCCGACGCGTCCGCCGCGCGGGGCGGGTACCTGACGTACGACGACCTCGCAACGTACGAGGCGGGCGTCGTTCCCAGCATCGCGATCGC encodes:
- a CDS encoding fumarylacetoacetate hydrolase family protein, which encodes MRITSLQGPDGPIAALRVPAGLAPVPALPGDGNGPWPPTLDALLASGRFAALRAWSDAHAAEVAEVAAGEAGRALADAAPAALLAHPPKILGVGLNYAEHAGDLGETRPDEPATFMKPHTAILEPGGTIPIPRQSERTTGEAELALVIGGHGKDVPPERAADLIAGVTTAIDMTAEDILQRNPRFLTRAKSFDGFLVLGPDLVTLDDVHAALAETGEATSGGLDVGALEVTTTWNDAPVRRNVVANMLHDPASLVAFFSAVMPLEPGDVISTGTPGAVPLAHGGRVGCTIPGVGSVVCPVHDRKRDG
- a CDS encoding LysM peptidoglycan-binding domain-containing protein, with the protein product MPHVIALPSVQTTSRIVAGLLALGMLAACGPSERERELEARNETLQTQVGDLETRLAAAETELGDANDARDALQERLDAALDERDTLQAQVADLEADVARLEARASDTRERLGDRVDDLEAARSELEAAREALAAARARSESLRAERDALRAEVADLEARLARVEDGGEGSEGDGDVDGGAAEALRTELEAARTSLAEAEVERLEARVADLEAAADASGSDEAAARADLESVETDLSVTEVELASARANLRIVQDDLADVEGELEAARGDLDATRAELEATEAERDALAASLEAAVEERDALEGRVASLRDASAEARAEVEAARSEAAGLAETLEGVEAERDALAASLEAAVEERDALEGRVASLRDASAEARAEVEAARAEAARLTADLEAALEAREGLEEVTEAQREELAAIRADLRATQNRVAELRDARGIYTVQPADSLSSIAVFFYRDVGRWPDILAENDNLIDEADLIFPGMVLVIPR
- a CDS encoding gamma-glutamyltransferase: MKDDVAPAPRRPTIRPPRTAPTRSSRHRASRRSVGVLAWLLALIVALGGCSTPDDASAAVVSSHHLATEAGFEILAKGGTAADAAVAVAATLSVVEPWFSSVLGGGTWALYYDADTQQVTSLDGVGPTGSLASVSDYADRVETPGFHQSIVPGAWDGWMLWLDRHGALELGDVLAPAIRTAREGYGVYRTMDFWLSRDANLIANRPAARAIYMPEGRLLRYGDTVVQEDLAATFDAIVGAYDGARDEGRSAAIQAARDYVYRGPIARAIADASAARGGYLTYDDLATYEAGVVPSIAIAYGDGVTVHQNPPASQGLTQLLALNILKGFDLASFDGPNDPRAVHLQVEALKLAFADRNAFVGDPTRVDVPVDALLSDAYAEDQRARIRTDDVLRLPIASGLASGAKAGADDPTALTPASPPPYRPPPPGVPTSTTTFHVVDRFGNAAAVTTSLGAQFLVVDGTGIHMNNRMRFLALDEGDPNRLTPGFDVRHTSNPYLATKDGLPYVLGGNTGVDTQPQGQTQQFVAVHEFGVSAQAAVDRPRFVTSAFAATTYPYAASDALALERGWPAATRTGLAEAGHTF